In Mycolicibacterium alvei, a single window of DNA contains:
- the ettA gene encoding energy-dependent translational throttle protein EttA, with protein MADFIYTMRKVRKAHGDKVILDDVFLNFLPGAKIGVVGPNGAGKSSVLKIMAGIDQPNNGDAFLQPGATVGILMQEPVLDETKTVRENVEDGVAVKAKLNRYNEVAELMATDYTDELMEEMGQLQEELDAADAWDIDSQLEQAMDALRCPPPDEPVTHLSGGEKRRVALCKLLLSKPDLLLLDEPTNHLDAESVLWLEQHLADYKGAILAVTHDRYFLDNVAEWILELDRGRAYPYEGNYSTYLEKKAERLEVQGKKDQKLQRRLKDELAWVRSGAKARQAKNKARLDRYEEMAAEAEKTRKLDFEEIQIPAPPRLGNLVVEVSHLDKGFDGRPLIKDLSFTLPRNGIVGVIGPNGVGKTTLFKTIVGLEQPDSGEVKVGETVKLSYVDQSRAGIDPKKNVWEVVSDGLDYIEVGQNEIPSRAYVSAFGFKGPDQQKPAGVLSGGERNRLNLALTLKEGGNLILLDEPTNDLDVETLSSLENALEKFPGCAVVISHDRWFLDRTCTHILAWEGDDDNEAKWFWFEGNFGAYEENKIQRLGAEAARPHRVTHRRLTRD; from the coding sequence ATGGCCGATTTCATCTATACGATGCGCAAGGTCCGTAAGGCGCACGGCGACAAGGTCATCCTTGACGACGTCTTCCTGAATTTCCTTCCAGGAGCCAAGATCGGCGTCGTCGGCCCCAACGGGGCCGGTAAGTCGAGCGTTCTGAAGATCATGGCCGGCATCGACCAGCCCAACAACGGCGACGCCTTCCTCCAACCCGGCGCGACGGTCGGCATCCTGATGCAGGAGCCGGTACTCGACGAGACCAAGACTGTCCGGGAGAACGTCGAGGACGGCGTCGCCGTCAAGGCCAAGCTCAACCGGTACAACGAGGTCGCCGAGCTGATGGCCACCGACTACACCGATGAGCTCATGGAAGAGATGGGCCAGCTCCAGGAGGAGCTGGACGCCGCCGACGCCTGGGATATCGACTCCCAGCTGGAGCAGGCGATGGATGCGCTGCGCTGCCCGCCGCCCGACGAGCCCGTCACTCACCTGTCCGGTGGTGAGAAGCGCCGCGTCGCACTGTGCAAGCTGCTGCTGTCCAAGCCGGACCTGCTGCTGCTCGACGAGCCCACCAACCACCTCGACGCCGAAAGCGTGTTGTGGCTCGAACAGCACCTCGCCGACTACAAGGGTGCGATCCTCGCCGTCACCCACGATCGCTACTTCCTCGACAACGTCGCTGAGTGGATCCTGGAGCTCGACCGTGGCCGCGCCTACCCCTACGAGGGCAACTACTCCACCTACCTGGAGAAGAAGGCCGAGCGCCTCGAGGTGCAGGGCAAGAAGGACCAGAAGCTGCAACGCCGGCTGAAGGACGAACTGGCCTGGGTGCGTTCGGGTGCCAAGGCCCGGCAGGCGAAGAACAAGGCACGTCTGGACCGCTACGAGGAGATGGCGGCCGAGGCGGAGAAGACCCGCAAGCTCGACTTCGAGGAGATCCAGATCCCGGCACCGCCGCGGCTGGGCAACCTCGTTGTCGAGGTGAGTCACCTCGACAAGGGCTTCGATGGCCGCCCGCTGATCAAGGACCTGTCGTTCACCCTGCCGCGCAACGGCATCGTCGGCGTGATCGGCCCCAACGGCGTCGGCAAGACCACGCTGTTCAAGACCATCGTCGGCCTCGAACAGCCCGACAGCGGCGAGGTCAAGGTCGGCGAGACCGTCAAGTTGAGCTACGTCGACCAGAGCCGTGCCGGCATCGACCCGAAGAAGAACGTCTGGGAGGTCGTCTCCGACGGTCTGGACTACATCGAGGTCGGCCAGAACGAGATTCCGTCGCGTGCCTACGTGTCGGCGTTCGGGTTCAAGGGACCGGATCAGCAGAAGCCCGCGGGCGTGCTGTCCGGCGGTGAGCGCAACCGACTCAACCTCGCCCTGACCCTCAAAGAGGGTGGCAACCTGATCCTGCTCGACGAGCCGACCAACGACCTCGACGTCGAGACGCTGTCCTCGCTGGAGAATGCGCTTGAGAAGTTCCCGGGCTGCGCCGTGGTGATCAGCCACGACCGCTGGTTCCTGGACCGCACCTGCACGCACATTCTGGCGTGGGAGGGGGACGACGACAACGAGGCCAAGTGGTTCTGGTTCGAGGGCAACTTCGGCGCCTATGAGGAGAACAAGATTCAGCGTCTCGGTGCCGAGGCCGCGCGTCCACACCGGGTGACCCACCGGAGACTGACCCGCGACTGA
- a CDS encoding NAD-glutamate dehydrogenase has translation MTAEPGALPGQGSSEQNHRQSSADEIHRLALAFLSTYRAPAADAPGITATGPQTGGVAERLVSDAAVAAHYQLGSRRAPGETKVEVYPGDADSGPALQIVTEQAAMLVDSVTVLLHRHGIAYPAIMNPVFRVRRDADGALLDFQPAAEATGGDGVDECWILVPVIGAADSSALTEMVGLLPGVLAEARQIGLDHAAMGAALHALANDVATDVDGRFPNADRRDVAALLRWLSDGHFVLLGYQQCAISDGQASVDSASRLGVLKLREDVLPPLTAADDLMVLAQATMPSYVRYGANPYIVVVRETGARVVEHRFVGLFTVAAMNANVLDIPLISRRIEEALAMARRDPSHPGQLLRDIVQTIPRPELFALSSKQLLDMALAVVDLGSRRRTLLFLRADQLAHFVSCLVYLPRDRYTTAVRLEMQHILVRELGGESIDYSARVSESPWAVVHFMVRLPDGAISHTVDTSSENESRIQNLLTEATRNWGDRMTSAAAHTPLTSATVEHYASAFPEDYKQAVAPADAIADIAIIEALEDNSVKLVFTEGEDDGLAQLTWYLGGQSASLSELLPMLQSMGVVVLEERPYTVRRGDDLPVWIYQFKVARQRGIPEEPDAASREATAQRFADAVTAIWHGWVEVDRFNELVLRADLTWQQVVILRAYAKYLRQAGFPYSQSHIESVVNENPHTTRSLVQLFEALFDPSEDTGGTRDAQGAAAAVAEDIDALVSLDTDRVLRAFATLIQATLRTNFFVQRPDSARQRGVVAMKLNPGLINELPLPRPKFEIFVYSPRVEGVHLRFGFVARGGLRWSDRREDFRTEILGLVKAQAVKNAVIVPVGAKGGFVVKRPPELTGDAAVDREATRAEGVACYQLFISGLLDVTDNVDKGTGAVVTPPEVVRRDGEDAYLVVAADKGTATFSDIANEVAKSYGFWLGDAFASGGSIGYDHKAMGITARGAWESVKRHFREMGVDTQSQDFTVVGVGDMSGDVFGNGMLLSKHIRLIAAFDHRHIFVDPNPDAARSWVERQRLFELPRSSWEDYDATLISEGGGVFSRQQKSIPVSPQARAALGLDDDIEEFTPPALMKAILKAPVDLLWNGGIGTYVKAETEGDVGDRANDQIRVNGNEVRAKVIGEGGNLGVTSLGRIEFDLAGGRINTDALDNSAGVDCSDHEVNIKILIDSLVTAGQIEPGQRTELLLSMTDEVGALVLTDNKHQNDLMGTSRANAASMLSVHARMIKEFVANRGLNRELEALPSEKEIRRRTDAGIGLTSPELATLMAHVKLNLKDDVLASDLPDQEVFASRLPQYFPEKLREQFTGEIRSHQLRREITTTMLVNDLVDTSGISYAYRITEDVGVGPVDAVRSYVATDAIFGIGEEWRRIQAAGAAGVPVFVTDRMTLDLRRLVDRAGRWLLNYRPQPLAVGAEINRFAAQVSALRPQMSQWLRGDDKAIVAKEAGEFAAQGVPDDLAYAVATGLYRYSLLDVIDISDIVDRDAAEVADTYFALMDRLGSDGLLTAVSRLSRDDRWHSLARLAIRDDIYGSLRALCFDVLAVGEPDETGEEKIAEWELTNSSRVTRARRTLSEIYEDGEQDLATLSVAARQIRSMTRTSGTGTTA, from the coding sequence ATGACGGCCGAGCCGGGAGCCCTCCCAGGGCAGGGAAGCAGCGAGCAGAACCACCGGCAGTCGTCGGCGGACGAGATCCACCGACTTGCGCTGGCATTCCTGTCCACTTATCGGGCTCCCGCGGCCGACGCACCCGGAATCACCGCCACCGGTCCGCAGACCGGCGGCGTCGCCGAGCGTCTGGTCTCCGATGCTGCAGTGGCTGCTCACTATCAACTGGGCAGCCGCCGGGCCCCCGGGGAGACCAAGGTCGAGGTATATCCGGGCGACGCCGACTCGGGGCCGGCCCTGCAGATCGTGACCGAGCAGGCGGCGATGCTGGTGGACTCGGTGACCGTGCTGCTGCACCGGCACGGCATCGCCTACCCGGCCATCATGAACCCCGTCTTCCGGGTCCGCCGCGACGCCGATGGCGCACTGCTGGACTTCCAACCCGCGGCCGAGGCCACCGGAGGCGACGGCGTCGACGAGTGCTGGATCCTCGTCCCGGTGATCGGGGCGGCCGACAGTTCGGCGCTCACCGAGATGGTCGGGTTGCTGCCCGGCGTCCTCGCCGAGGCCCGCCAGATCGGGCTGGACCACGCGGCGATGGGCGCCGCGCTGCATGCCCTGGCCAACGATGTGGCCACCGATGTCGACGGCCGGTTCCCCAACGCCGACCGCAGGGATGTCGCCGCACTGCTGCGCTGGCTGTCCGACGGCCACTTCGTGCTGCTGGGGTACCAGCAGTGCGCGATCAGCGACGGGCAGGCCTCGGTTGATTCAGCCAGCCGGCTCGGTGTGCTCAAGCTGCGTGAGGATGTGCTTCCGCCGCTGACCGCCGCCGATGATCTGATGGTGCTGGCGCAGGCCACAATGCCGAGCTACGTGCGCTATGGCGCCAATCCGTACATCGTCGTCGTCCGCGAGACCGGCGCCCGAGTCGTCGAGCACCGTTTTGTCGGCCTGTTCACCGTGGCTGCGATGAACGCCAATGTGCTGGATATCCCGTTGATCTCGCGACGCATCGAAGAGGCGCTGGCCATGGCTCGGCGCGACCCCAGTCACCCCGGTCAGCTGCTGCGTGACATCGTCCAAACCATCCCCCGTCCCGAACTGTTCGCGTTGAGCTCCAAGCAGCTGCTGGACATGGCGCTGGCAGTGGTGGACCTCGGGTCGCGGCGCCGCACCCTGCTGTTCCTGCGCGCGGATCAGCTGGCGCACTTCGTGTCCTGCCTGGTGTACCTGCCCCGCGATCGTTACACCACCGCAGTGCGGCTGGAAATGCAGCACATCCTGGTGCGCGAGCTCGGCGGTGAGAGCATCGACTACTCAGCTCGGGTCAGCGAATCTCCTTGGGCAGTAGTCCATTTCATGGTGCGCCTACCCGACGGCGCGATCTCGCACACCGTGGACACCTCCAGCGAGAACGAGAGCCGGATCCAGAACCTGCTGACCGAGGCAACCCGCAACTGGGGTGACCGGATGACCAGCGCCGCGGCGCACACGCCGCTCACCTCGGCGACCGTCGAGCACTACGCCTCGGCCTTTCCCGAAGACTACAAACAAGCCGTCGCCCCGGCGGATGCCATCGCCGATATCGCGATCATCGAAGCCCTGGAAGACAATTCGGTGAAATTGGTGTTCACCGAGGGGGAGGACGACGGGCTTGCCCAGCTCACCTGGTACCTCGGAGGGCAGTCGGCCTCGCTGAGCGAGTTGCTGCCGATGCTGCAGTCCATGGGCGTGGTGGTGCTCGAAGAGCGCCCGTACACCGTGCGCCGCGGCGACGACCTGCCGGTCTGGATCTACCAGTTCAAGGTGGCCCGGCAGCGTGGCATTCCCGAAGAGCCCGACGCGGCTTCGCGTGAGGCCACCGCCCAGCGATTCGCCGATGCGGTGACCGCGATCTGGCACGGCTGGGTCGAGGTGGACCGGTTCAACGAACTGGTGCTGCGCGCAGACCTGACCTGGCAGCAGGTGGTGATTCTGCGTGCCTACGCGAAGTACCTGCGCCAGGCCGGTTTTCCGTACAGTCAGTCGCACATCGAGTCGGTGGTCAACGAGAATCCACACACCACGCGGTCGCTGGTGCAGCTGTTCGAGGCGCTGTTCGACCCGTCCGAGGATACCGGGGGGACCCGCGACGCCCAGGGGGCGGCTGCTGCGGTGGCCGAAGACATCGACGCATTGGTGAGCCTGGACACGGACCGGGTGCTGAGAGCCTTTGCCACCTTGATCCAGGCCACCCTGCGCACCAACTTCTTTGTGCAGCGGCCAGATTCGGCGCGCCAACGCGGTGTGGTGGCGATGAAGCTGAACCCGGGCCTGATCAACGAACTGCCCCTGCCGCGACCCAAGTTCGAGATCTTCGTGTACTCGCCCCGCGTGGAGGGCGTGCACCTGCGGTTCGGTTTCGTGGCGCGCGGCGGGTTGCGCTGGTCGGACCGTCGCGAAGATTTCCGCACCGAGATCCTCGGGCTGGTCAAGGCTCAGGCCGTGAAGAACGCGGTCATCGTGCCGGTCGGCGCCAAGGGCGGGTTCGTGGTCAAGCGGCCACCCGAACTCACCGGCGACGCCGCGGTCGACCGGGAAGCGACGCGCGCCGAAGGCGTTGCGTGCTACCAACTGTTCATCTCCGGACTGCTCGATGTGACCGACAACGTCGACAAGGGAACCGGTGCCGTTGTCACGCCACCGGAGGTGGTGCGCCGCGACGGAGAAGATGCCTATCTGGTGGTCGCGGCCGACAAGGGCACCGCCACGTTCTCCGACATCGCCAACGAGGTCGCCAAGTCCTACGGGTTCTGGCTCGGCGACGCCTTCGCCTCGGGCGGGTCCATCGGGTATGACCACAAGGCCATGGGCATCACTGCCAGAGGCGCCTGGGAATCGGTGAAGCGGCACTTCCGGGAGATGGGGGTGGACACCCAGAGCCAGGACTTCACCGTCGTCGGCGTCGGCGACATGAGCGGCGACGTGTTCGGCAACGGCATGCTGCTGTCGAAACACATCCGGTTGATCGCCGCCTTCGACCACCGGCACATCTTCGTCGACCCCAACCCCGATGCCGCCCGCTCATGGGTGGAGCGCCAACGACTGTTCGAGCTGCCGCGGTCCAGTTGGGAGGACTACGACGCCACCCTGATCAGTGAGGGCGGCGGCGTCTTCAGCCGTCAGCAGAAGTCCATCCCGGTCAGCCCCCAGGCCCGCGCCGCACTCGGTCTCGATGACGACATCGAGGAATTCACGCCGCCCGCCCTGATGAAGGCCATTCTCAAGGCTCCGGTGGACCTGCTGTGGAACGGCGGCATCGGCACCTACGTCAAAGCTGAGACCGAGGGCGACGTCGGCGATCGCGCCAACGACCAGATCCGGGTGAACGGTAACGAGGTGCGGGCCAAGGTGATCGGCGAGGGCGGCAACCTCGGCGTGACGTCGCTGGGGCGCATCGAATTCGATCTGGCCGGCGGGCGGATCAACACCGACGCGCTGGACAACTCCGCCGGTGTCGACTGTTCGGACCATGAGGTCAACATCAAGATCCTGATCGACTCGCTGGTCACTGCGGGTCAGATCGAGCCCGGTCAGCGCACCGAACTGCTGCTGTCGATGACCGACGAGGTCGGGGCCCTGGTATTGACCGACAACAAGCACCAGAACGATCTCATGGGCACCAGCCGGGCCAACGCCGCGAGCATGCTCTCGGTGCATGCCCGGATGATCAAGGAGTTCGTGGCCAACCGAGGGCTCAACCGCGAGCTGGAGGCACTGCCCTCGGAGAAGGAGATCCGGCGCCGGACCGATGCCGGAATCGGTTTGACCTCACCGGAATTGGCCACCCTGATGGCTCACGTCAAACTCAATCTCAAAGATGACGTGCTGGCCAGTGACCTGCCGGATCAGGAGGTGTTCGCGTCCCGGTTGCCGCAGTACTTCCCGGAGAAGCTGCGTGAACAGTTCACCGGTGAGATCCGGTCGCATCAGCTGCGCCGGGAGATCACCACCACCATGCTGGTCAACGATCTCGTCGACACCAGCGGCATCAGCTATGCCTACCGGATCACCGAGGACGTCGGGGTCGGCCCGGTCGACGCGGTGCGCAGCTACGTCGCCACCGACGCCATCTTCGGAATCGGTGAGGAGTGGCGTCGGATTCAGGCCGCCGGCGCCGCCGGGGTGCCGGTCTTCGTCACCGACCGGATGACACTGGATCTGCGCCGGTTGGTCGACCGGGCCGGGCGCTGGCTGCTCAACTACCGTCCGCAGCCGTTGGCCGTCGGTGCCGAGATCAATCGGTTCGCCGCCCAGGTGTCCGCCCTGCGTCCGCAGATGTCGCAATGGCTGCGCGGTGACGACAAGGCGATCGTCGCGAAGGAAGCCGGCGAGTTCGCCGCGCAGGGCGTTCCCGACGATCTGGCCTACGCGGTGGCGACCGGGCTGTACCGGTACAGCCTGCTCGATGTGATCGACATCTCCGACATCGTCGACCGCGACGCCGCCGAGGTGGCCGACACGTACTTCGCCCTGATGGACCGCCTGGGTTCCGACGGGCTGCTCACCGCTGTCTCCCGGCTCAGCCGAGACGATCGGTGGCATTCCCTGGCGCGGTTGGCGATTCGCGACGACATCTACGGTTCACTGCGGGCGTTGTGCTTCGACGTGCTCGCGGTCGGTGAGCCCGACGAGACCGGTGAGGAGAAGATCGCCGAGTGGGAGCTGACCAACAGCTCCCGGGTGACCCGCGCCCGCCGCACGCTGAGCGAGATATACGAAGATGGTGAGCAGGACCTGGCGACGCTGTCTGTGGCGGCGCGGCAGATCCGCAGCATGACACGAACGAGTGGAACGGGAACGACTGCGTGA
- a CDS encoding acyl-CoA thioesterase gives MYQHINHATMVTILEEARIPFLREPFGATIETIGLLIAEVNIAYKGQLRLVDSPLQVTMWSKRVRAVDFTIGYEVRSLHAAPDSKPAVIGETQLAAVHIGEQRLERLTAQQRSYLESHPR, from the coding sequence ATGTACCAGCACATCAATCACGCCACGATGGTGACGATTCTCGAAGAGGCCCGGATACCGTTTCTGCGTGAGCCGTTCGGCGCCACCATCGAAACCATCGGACTGCTGATCGCCGAGGTCAACATCGCCTACAAGGGGCAGCTGCGGCTCGTGGACTCACCGCTGCAGGTGACCATGTGGTCCAAGCGGGTGCGCGCCGTCGACTTCACCATCGGCTACGAGGTGCGCTCGCTGCACGCTGCTCCGGACTCCAAGCCAGCGGTGATCGGGGAGACCCAACTGGCCGCGGTGCACATCGGTGAGCAGCGTCTGGAACGTCTGACCGCCCAGCAGCGCAGCTATCTGGAGAGCCACCCGCGATGA
- a CDS encoding glycoside hydrolase family 13 protein has product MRRWWADAVFYQVYPRSFRDSNGDGVGDLDGVSAGLDYLAALGVNALWLNPVMVSPMADHGYDVVDPRDVDPLFGGIDALDRLLDAAHARGIRVTMDLVPNHTSSAHPWFVEALADPRRRDRYIFRDGRGPHGATPPNNWVSVFGGPAWTRITEPDGRPGQWYLHLFDPAQPDLNWNRPEVFEDLERTLRFWLDRGVDGFRIDVAHGMAKPAELPDMTVTDTALLRNSDDDPRFDNESVHDIHRFIRTVFDAYPDAVAVGEVWVHGNERFAKYLRPDELHLGFNFRLVQADFDAGEVHDAIDNAMAAADLAAATPTWTLSNHDVEREVTRYGGGARGLARARAMALVMLALPGAVFVYNGAELGLPNVELPDDVLQDPVWERSGHTERGRDGCRVPIPWSGDAPPFEFSSNADTWLPMPAEWASLTVQHQLGDPESTLEFYRRAIQLRSSRAEFAGDIELATSGDLLTLRRDEGLVCVLNTGSEPVPLPSNSVLLSSRELTDGLLPADTAVWLVPTINRR; this is encoded by the coding sequence ATGCGCCGGTGGTGGGCGGACGCGGTTTTCTACCAGGTCTATCCCCGCTCCTTCCGGGACAGCAACGGCGACGGGGTCGGTGACCTCGACGGAGTGAGCGCCGGACTGGACTATCTGGCGGCGCTCGGCGTCAACGCCCTGTGGCTCAACCCGGTGATGGTGTCGCCGATGGCCGACCACGGGTATGACGTCGTCGACCCCCGCGATGTCGACCCGCTGTTCGGCGGCATCGACGCCCTGGACCGCCTGCTCGATGCCGCGCACGCCCGCGGCATCCGGGTCACCATGGACCTGGTCCCCAACCACACCAGCTCGGCGCACCCGTGGTTCGTCGAGGCGCTGGCCGATCCGCGGCGACGCGACCGGTACATCTTCCGCGACGGCCGCGGCCCGCACGGCGCCACGCCGCCCAACAACTGGGTATCGGTGTTCGGCGGGCCGGCCTGGACCCGCATCACCGAGCCCGACGGCAGACCGGGCCAGTGGTACTTGCACCTGTTCGACCCCGCCCAGCCCGACCTGAACTGGAACCGCCCCGAGGTGTTCGAGGATCTGGAGCGCACGCTGCGGTTCTGGCTCGATCGCGGGGTCGACGGCTTCCGCATCGATGTCGCACACGGCATGGCCAAGCCGGCCGAACTCCCCGACATGACGGTCACCGACACCGCGCTGCTACGTAACAGCGACGATGACCCGCGGTTCGACAACGAAAGCGTGCACGACATCCACCGCTTCATCCGCACCGTATTCGATGCCTATCCCGACGCGGTGGCCGTCGGCGAGGTGTGGGTGCACGGCAATGAACGCTTCGCCAAATACCTGCGGCCCGACGAGCTGCACCTCGGCTTCAATTTCCGTTTGGTGCAGGCCGATTTCGACGCCGGCGAGGTCCACGACGCAATCGACAACGCCATGGCCGCTGCCGATCTGGCCGCGGCGACGCCGACCTGGACGCTGTCCAACCACGATGTGGAGCGTGAGGTCACCCGCTATGGCGGCGGCGCCCGGGGGTTGGCGCGGGCACGGGCGATGGCCCTGGTGATGCTGGCGCTACCGGGCGCGGTGTTCGTCTACAACGGTGCGGAACTCGGGCTGCCCAACGTCGAACTGCCCGACGACGTGCTCCAGGACCCGGTGTGGGAACGCTCGGGTCACACCGAACGCGGGCGTGACGGGTGCCGGGTGCCGATCCCGTGGTCGGGCGACGCGCCGCCGTTCGAGTTCTCCTCCAACGCCGACACCTGGCTGCCGATGCCGGCCGAGTGGGCATCGTTGACGGTGCAGCACCAGCTCGGCGACCCGGAATCGACGCTGGAGTTCTATCGTCGCGCCATCCAATTGCGCTCCAGCCGTGCGGAATTCGCCGGTGACATCGAGTTGGCTACTTCCGGCGACCTTCTGACATTGCGTCGCGACGAAGGCCTGGTGTGCGTGCTGAACACCGGCAGCGAGCCGGTGCCGTTACCGTCCAACTCGGTTCTGCTCAGCAGTCGTGAGCTGACCGACGGCCTGCTGCCCGCCGACACCGCGGTCTGGCTCGTCCCGACGATCAACCGGCGTTGA
- a CDS encoding globin codes for MSDVTQVQRSFYDEVGGHETFAAIVSRFYQLVREDEILLPLYPEDDIDGAEERLRMFLEQYWGGPRTYSDQRGHPRLRMRHVPFRIGYLERDAWLRCMHTAVASIDSATLDEPHRRALLDYLDMAADSMVNSAF; via the coding sequence ATGAGTGACGTGACGCAGGTGCAGCGATCTTTCTACGACGAAGTCGGGGGCCACGAGACGTTCGCAGCGATCGTGTCGCGGTTCTACCAACTCGTACGCGAGGACGAGATCCTGCTGCCGCTGTATCCCGAGGACGACATCGACGGTGCCGAGGAGCGGCTGCGGATGTTCCTTGAGCAGTACTGGGGCGGGCCGCGGACGTACTCCGACCAGCGCGGTCACCCCCGGTTGCGCATGCGGCACGTCCCGTTCCGGATCGGCTATCTGGAGCGTGACGCCTGGCTGCGCTGTATGCACACCGCGGTGGCCTCGATCGATTCGGCGACGCTCGACGAGCCACACCGGCGTGCGCTGCTGGACTACCTCGATATGGCTGCAGACTCGATGGTGAACTCGGCGTTCTGA
- a CDS encoding HNH endonuclease has translation MAHSKKGHIRRTGHIPGPSGSHVPNRPLHSVEVLPSSTPDASLWGRRRVLLLNSTYEPLTALPLRRAVIMVMCGKADVLHDDPSGPAIHSATRTIVVPSVIRLRTFVRVPYRARVPMTRAALMHRDRFRCAYCGGRADTVDHVIPRSRGGEHSWENCVAACGPCNHRKADRLLAELGWSLRCVPIPPKGQHWRLLSTIKELDPAWVRYLGEGAA, from the coding sequence ATGGCGCACAGTAAAAAAGGCCATATACGACGGACCGGCCACATTCCCGGCCCATCGGGATCCCATGTGCCCAATCGCCCGCTCCACAGCGTCGAAGTACTTCCCAGCAGCACGCCCGATGCGTCCCTGTGGGGACGCCGTCGCGTCTTGCTCCTCAACTCCACCTATGAACCGCTGACCGCACTTCCGCTGCGGCGCGCGGTGATCATGGTGATGTGCGGCAAAGCCGACGTCCTGCACGACGACCCGTCGGGACCCGCCATCCACTCGGCCACCCGCACCATCGTGGTGCCCTCGGTGATCCGGTTGCGCACCTTCGTGCGGGTGCCCTACCGGGCCCGTGTCCCGATGACCCGCGCGGCGTTGATGCACCGCGACCGTTTCCGCTGCGCGTACTGCGGCGGGCGGGCCGACACCGTCGACCACGTGATCCCGCGCAGCCGCGGCGGTGAACATTCGTGGGAGAACTGTGTGGCGGCGTGCGGGCCGTGCAACCACCGCAAGGCCGACCGGTTGCTGGCTGAACTGGGCTGGTCACTGCGGTGCGTACCGATACCGCCGAAAGGGCAGCACTGGCGGCTGCTGTCGACGATCAAGGAGCTCGACCCGGCCTGGGTGCGCTATCTCGGTGAGGGCGCGGCATGA
- the ctaJ gene encoding aa3-type cytochrome oxidase subunit CtaJ: MSTALTHSLLGGVPLLLFVVLALIYLPRKGPHPATYKMSEPWTHEPILWAAEEPQDHGHGGHQSHGVTIGGGASGTW, encoded by the coding sequence GTGAGCACAGCACTTACCCATTCCCTCCTCGGAGGGGTTCCGCTGTTGTTGTTCGTGGTCCTGGCGTTGATCTACCTGCCCCGCAAAGGACCGCACCCGGCTACCTACAAGATGTCCGAGCCGTGGACCCACGAGCCCATCCTGTGGGCTGCCGAGGAGCCGCAGGATCACGGGCACGGTGGGCATCAATCACACGGTGTGACGATCGGAGGCGGCGCAAGTGGCACATGGTGA
- a CDS encoding DUF5130 domain-containing protein, translating into MAHGEVSTLATSDLDLPYGYALTSSGRISGVTEPGEMSVHYPFPTMDLVVLDDAMKYGSRAAKARFAVYIGDLGADTAATAREILAKVPTPDNAVLLAVSPDQQAIEVVYGADVKGRGIEEAAPLGVSAAAASFKEGNLIDGLISAVRVLSAGVSPA; encoded by the coding sequence GTGGCACATGGTGAAGTTTCGACTCTCGCTACATCCGATCTGGACCTGCCCTACGGCTACGCCCTGACCTCCAGCGGCCGGATCTCCGGCGTCACCGAGCCCGGTGAGATGTCGGTGCACTACCCGTTCCCGACGATGGATCTCGTCGTCCTCGATGACGCAATGAAGTACGGGTCGCGGGCGGCCAAGGCCCGGTTCGCGGTCTACATCGGTGACCTGGGCGCGGACACCGCGGCCACGGCACGCGAGATCCTGGCCAAGGTGCCGACCCCCGACAACGCGGTGCTGCTCGCGGTCTCACCCGACCAGCAGGCGATCGAGGTGGTCTACGGCGCCGACGTCAAGGGCCGCGGCATCGAAGAGGCTGCCCCGCTGGGCGTGTCGGCGGCTGCCGCCTCCTTCAAGGAAGGCAACTTGATCGACGGTCTGATCAGCGCCGTGCGCGTGCTGTCGGCCGGCGTTTCTCCCGCCTGA
- a CDS encoding HNH endonuclease translates to MAVSRTRAARASRKRKRRMDLVVHDLTDEQWEAIKAAWGGCAYCGGTGGPFQKDCVMAISRGGRYTVDNVVPACASCNASKCNFEVSIWMRRKRLDERTFLTRYVEIRNGLVG, encoded by the coding sequence ATGGCAGTCAGTCGAACCCGCGCGGCACGGGCTTCCCGCAAGCGCAAGCGTCGGATGGACCTCGTGGTCCACGACCTCACCGACGAGCAGTGGGAGGCCATCAAAGCGGCGTGGGGCGGGTGCGCGTACTGCGGCGGCACCGGTGGCCCGTTCCAGAAGGACTGCGTGATGGCCATCTCGCGCGGCGGGCGCTACACCGTGGACAACGTGGTGCCGGCATGCGCATCGTGTAATGCCAGCAAGTGCAACTTCGAGGTCAGCATCTGGATGCGGCGCAAGCGGCTCGACGAGCGGACATTCTTGACGCGCTATGTGGAGATCCGCAACGGGCTGGTGGGTTAG